In the Streptobacillus moniliformis DSM 12112 genome, one interval contains:
- the groL gene encoding chaperonin GroEL (60 kDa chaperone family; promotes refolding of misfolded polypeptides especially under stressful conditions; forms two stacked rings of heptamers to form a barrel-shaped 14mer; ends can be capped by GroES; misfolded proteins enter the barrel where they are refolded when GroES binds): MSKIIKFNEEARLSLQKGVDILADAVKITLGPRGRNVVLDRGYGSPLITNDGVTIAKEIELEDYTENLGAELMKEVAIKANDVAGDGTTTATVLAQSLIKEGFKMIQAGANPVFIRRGIEKTSKLAIEKLKERSVTIKNNNEIEQVASISAADENIGKLIASAMKTVGENGVITVEEAKSLETSMEVVEGMQFDNGYLSPYMVTDTERMSVELENPYILLTSRKINSMKEILGLLEKVVESSKPLLIIADDIEGEALSTLVLNKIRGALNVVVVKAPAFGDRRLAMLEDIAILTGAIVISEEKAMKLEEADLDDLGMARRVKVTKDKTIIVDGMGNELERKERIIQIKGQIEESKSEYDKEKLQERLAKLSGGVAVIRVGAATETEMKEKKMRIEDALNATRAAVEEGVVAGGGTALIQIFKDIKEFNIEGEEGIGVEIFKKALFAPLRQIAINSGVDAGVVIEKVLNSELNYGYDALKEEYVNMFERGILDPTKVTRSAIQNSSSIASLLLTTEVSVVTKEENKNQQMPNMY; encoded by the coding sequence ATGAGTAAGATAATAAAATTTAATGAAGAAGCAAGACTTTCTTTACAAAAAGGTGTAGATATTTTAGCTGATGCAGTTAAGATTACATTAGGACCTCGTGGTAGAAATGTTGTATTAGATAGAGGTTATGGATCTCCATTAATTACTAATGATGGTGTAACAATAGCAAAAGAAATAGAATTAGAAGATTATACTGAAAATTTAGGGGCAGAACTTATGAAAGAAGTTGCCATTAAAGCAAATGATGTTGCAGGAGATGGAACAACTACTGCTACAGTTCTTGCTCAAAGTTTAATTAAAGAAGGATTTAAAATGATACAAGCAGGAGCAAATCCTGTATTTATAAGAAGAGGTATAGAAAAAACTTCTAAGTTAGCAATAGAAAAATTAAAGGAAAGATCAGTTACAATTAAAAATAATAATGAAATAGAGCAAGTGGCATCTATTTCAGCTGCTGATGAAAATATAGGAAAATTAATAGCAAGTGCTATGAAAACAGTAGGAGAAAATGGAGTAATAACAGTAGAAGAAGCAAAATCATTAGAAACTTCAATGGAAGTTGTAGAAGGTATGCAATTTGATAATGGATATTTATCACCATATATGGTTACAGATACAGAAAGAATGAGTGTAGAACTTGAAAATCCATATATACTTTTAACTAGTAGAAAAATTAATTCTATGAAAGAAATTTTAGGATTACTTGAAAAGGTAGTGGAAAGTTCTAAACCATTATTAATAATTGCAGATGATATAGAAGGGGAAGCTCTTTCTACATTAGTGTTAAATAAGATTAGAGGGGCATTAAATGTTGTAGTAGTTAAAGCACCAGCATTTGGAGATAGAAGACTTGCTATGCTTGAAGATATTGCAATATTAACAGGAGCTATAGTAATTTCAGAAGAAAAAGCAATGAAATTAGAAGAAGCAGATTTAGATGATCTGGGTATGGCAAGAAGGGTTAAAGTAACAAAAGATAAAACAATAATTGTAGATGGAATGGGAAATGAATTAGAAAGAAAAGAAAGAATAATTCAAATAAAGGGTCAAATAGAAGAAAGTAAATCAGAATATGATAAAGAAAAACTTCAAGAAAGATTAGCTAAATTATCAGGTGGAGTAGCTGTAATAAGAGTAGGAGCAGCAACTGAAACAGAAATGAAAGAAAAGAAAATGAGAATAGAAGATGCTCTAAATGCAACTCGTGCAGCAGTTGAAGAGGGAGTAGTTGCAGGGGGAGGAACTGCTTTAATTCAAATTTTTAAGGATATAAAAGAATTTAACATTGAAGGGGAAGAAGGTATAGGTGTAGAAATATTTAAAAAAGCATTATTTGCACCTTTAAGACAAATAGCAATTAATTCAGGTGTAGATGCTGGAGTTGTGATAGAAAAAGTACTTAATTCGGAATTAAATTATGGTTATGATGCATTGAAAGAAGAATATGTAAATATGTTTGAGCGTGGAATATTAGATCCTACTAAAGTTACTCGTTCAGCTATACAAAATTCTAGTTCAATAGCCTCGCTTTTATTAACTACAGAAGTTAGTGTTGTTACAAAAGAAGAAAATAAAAATCAACAAATGCCAAATATGTATTAG
- the recO gene encoding DNA repair protein RecO, whose amino-acid sequence MKLINDVAIILNKKEISGSSVLVTMFTKEHGKISAIIFNARNSKKKHLASIMPLSISDVELEIKSNSKIIKNSILKKSFDKSLLKIEKLQLSLYVLHSLNQVLEFDNPEEELYNKSIEILEYINELDENTFLDVNFNIFILVTFLRRLMIELGIYDISQLINQYGLIDEYKDYITYSKNANLENTNSLITMLNCFQDYINNYFNIKLDYKKILIL is encoded by the coding sequence ATGAAGTTAATAAATGATGTTGCTATTATTTTAAATAAAAAAGAGATTTCAGGTAGTAGTGTATTAGTTACAATGTTTACAAAAGAACATGGTAAAATTTCTGCAATAATTTTTAATGCTAGAAATTCAAAGAAAAAACATTTAGCTTCTATAATGCCATTAAGCATTAGTGATGTAGAATTAGAAATAAAATCTAATTCTAAAATAATAAAAAATAGTATATTAAAAAAAAGTTTTGATAAATCATTATTAAAAATAGAAAAACTTCAATTATCACTTTATGTACTTCATTCATTAAATCAAGTATTAGAATTTGATAATCCAGAAGAAGAGCTATATAATAAAAGTATAGAAATATTAGAATACATAAATGAATTAGATGAAAATACATTTTTAGATGTTAATTTTAATATATTTATTTTAGTTACTTTTTTAAGAAGACTAATGATAGAGCTTGGAATATATGATATAAGTCAATTAATTAATCAATATGGACTTATTGATGAATATAAGGACTATATTACATATTCTAAAAATGCTAATCTTGAAAATACTAATAGTCTTATTACTATGCTAAATTGTTTTCAAGATTACATAAATAATTATTTTAATATTAAATTGGATTATAAAAAAATATTGATACTTTAA
- a CDS encoding ABC transporter permease, producing MIEFFIAKRHIIERKFQSIVSILGIAIALTVFVVSLAISNGLKNNMLNSILTLSPHISVGIYQDYQQEYIDISKKIDKYNFKDVNYRIESQGLIKVNGISKSTLIIGTNLEKLNLNVVEGSIEKDNLTSVLVGNEFIKNTGTRVGDEITVLTSEMREIKAVISGVFKTGFYNYDSDLLLFPLETLQLLEERGEVASTIAILVDNPNKTDNLDLLVRDINESYGDKVYARSWNMDNQSLLSAINFEKFVLVSILSMIILIASFAISVILNMIVREKITDIGILKAMGFADKNILKIFLFEGLIIGITGMLFSLLFSPILIILLKLVFKYYITSTYYLETLPISVSLIEMLVIYFISFVLILFSTIMPSIKASKMNTVEAIKYNN from the coding sequence ATGATAGAATTTTTTATAGCAAAAAGACATATAATAGAAAGAAAATTTCAATCTATAGTTTCTATTTTAGGAATTGCAATTGCCCTTACAGTTTTTGTTGTATCACTTGCAATATCTAATGGTTTGAAAAATAATATGTTAAATTCAATATTAACATTATCTCCACATATTAGTGTTGGAATTTATCAAGATTATCAACAAGAATATATAGATATTAGTAAAAAAATTGATAAATATAATTTTAAAGATGTAAATTATAGAATTGAATCACAAGGTTTAATTAAAGTAAACGGAATTTCTAAATCCACATTAATTATTGGGACTAATTTAGAAAAACTTAATTTAAATGTTGTTGAAGGAAGTATAGAAAAAGATAATTTAACTTCAGTTTTAGTTGGAAATGAATTTATTAAAAATACAGGAACTAGGGTAGGAGATGAAATAACTGTGCTTACCTCTGAAATGAGAGAAATTAAAGCAGTTATTTCAGGAGTTTTTAAGACAGGATTTTATAACTATGATTCTGATTTATTACTTTTTCCTCTTGAAACATTACAACTGTTAGAAGAAAGAGGAGAAGTTGCTTCAACAATTGCCATTTTAGTTGATAATCCAAATAAAACTGATAATTTAGATCTATTAGTTAGAGATATAAATGAAAGTTATGGAGATAAAGTTTATGCAAGAAGTTGGAATATGGACAATCAGAGTTTATTAAGTGCAATAAATTTTGAAAAATTTGTTTTAGTATCAATTTTAAGTATGATAATACTTATTGCATCATTTGCCATATCAGTAATATTAAATATGATAGTTAGAGAAAAAATAACAGATATAGGTATATTAAAGGCAATGGGATTTGCAGATAAAAATATATTAAAAATATTCTTATTTGAGGGATTAATTATTGGAATAACAGGAATGCTATTCTCACTATTATTTTCCCCTATTCTTATTATACTTTTAAAATTAGTATTTAAATATTACATTACTTCTACTTATTATTTAGAAACACTTCCAATAAGTGTTAGTTTAATAGAAATGTTAGTTATCTATTTTATCTCTTTTGTATTAATTTTATTTTCTACAATAATGCCTTCAATTAAGGCGTCAAAGATGAATACAGTAGAAGCTATAAAATATAACAATTAG
- the hpf gene encoding ribosome hibernation-promoting factor, HPF/YfiA family, producing the protein MKIIISGKQLEMTEPIKKYVESKISKITKYLENIPETDVTLTVEPTKSEGKLYKAIATVYAPNKTIRQEETDADLYAAIDNLSSGLERQVRKYKEKMKDRSE; encoded by the coding sequence ATGAAAATAATTATTAGTGGAAAACAATTAGAAATGACAGAACCTATTAAAAAATATGTGGAAAGTAAGATATCTAAGATCACTAAATATTTAGAAAATATTCCAGAAACTGATGTAACTTTAACAGTTGAACCAACTAAGTCAGAAGGTAAATTGTATAAAGCGATAGCTACAGTTTATGCTCCGAATAAAACTATAAGACAAGAAGAAACTGATGCAGATCTATATGCAGCAATTGATAATCTATCATCAGGATTAGAAAGACAAGTAAGAAAATATAAAGAAAAAATGAAAGATAGAAGTGAATAA
- a CDS encoding PTS sugar transporter subunit IIA, translating into MKTNYIFEKIYVDGINLDLQAKNKNALLKEMFKGLENNENILDKEKAFEDLMEREILGTTGIGRGVAIPHAKTDAVKDIIISVGIFREGIEYEAVDEEKVNILFMFLSPVELSREYLIILAKISRFCQDNKFRQVMLEVKTKEEMIELIKNMEI; encoded by the coding sequence ATGAAAACCAATTATATCTTTGAAAAAATATATGTAGATGGAATAAATTTAGATTTACAGGCAAAAAATAAGAATGCTTTACTAAAAGAAATGTTTAAGGGATTAGAAAATAATGAAAATATATTAGATAAAGAAAAAGCATTTGAAGATTTAATGGAAAGAGAAATATTGGGTACTACTGGTATAGGAAGAGGAGTTGCTATACCTCATGCAAAAACAGATGCTGTTAAGGATATTATAATAAGTGTAGGTATATTTAGAGAAGGTATAGAATATGAAGCTGTAGATGAAGAAAAAGTAAATATCTTATTTATGTTCTTATCTCCAGTTGAATTAAGTAGAGAATATTTAATTATACTTGCAAAAATTTCAAGATTCTGTCAAGATAATAAATTTAGACAAGTTATGTTAGAAGTTAAAACAAAAGAAGAAATGATAGAATTGATTAAAAATATGGAAATATAA
- a CDS encoding septum formation initiator family protein translates to MKKKLYTLAIILLFFAIFSALIFRTYNNVKKSREINIKLIESNKKYEKLKEEKEKLQKELEESRKGTNKEKFVRDNLNFKKDGERIYKIVDEDSKESQTQKKENGE, encoded by the coding sequence ATGAAAAAAAAGCTATATACTTTGGCAATTATACTTTTGTTTTTCGCTATATTTTCGGCATTAATTTTTAGGACATACAATAATGTCAAGAAAAGTAGAGAAATAAATATAAAATTAATTGAAAGTAATAAAAAGTATGAAAAATTAAAAGAAGAGAAAGAAAAATTACAAAAAGAATTAGAGGAATCAAGAAAAGGGACTAATAAGGAAAAATTTGTAAGGGATAACTTAAATTTTAAAAAAGATGGTGAAAGAATATATAAAATTGTGGATGAAGACAGTAAAGAATCTCAAACACAGAAAAAAGAAAATGGAGAATAA
- the nrdR gene encoding transcriptional regulator NrdR, which produces MKCPYCGDKETKVVDSRSYSDGNSIKRRRECDLCNKRFNTIEKIFNLPIVVIKKNGEVEEFDRNKIYQGIIRSLVKRSYVQNKVDEMIDEIEREILTNYDGKIHSNVLGDTILEKLFLFDEVAYIRFASVYNKFENLDSFLNTIKEVKKRKRKR; this is translated from the coding sequence ATGAAATGTCCTTATTGTGGTGATAAAGAGACAAAAGTAGTTGATAGTCGTTCATATAGTGATGGAAATTCAATAAAAAGAAGACGTGAATGTGATTTATGTAATAAGAGATTTAATACAATAGAAAAAATATTTAATTTGCCAATAGTAGTAATTAAGAAAAATGGAGAAGTTGAAGAATTTGATAGAAATAAAATATATCAGGGAATAATAAGATCTTTAGTTAAAAGAAGCTATGTACAAAATAAAGTTGATGAAATGATAGATGAGATAGAAAGAGAAATATTAACTAATTATGATGGGAAGATACATAGTAATGTATTAGGGGATACTATACTTGAAAAATTATTTTTATTTGATGAAGTAGCATATATTAGATTTGCCTCTGTTTATAATAAATTTGAAAATTTAGATAGTTTTTTAAATACTATTAAAGAAGTTAAAAAGAGAAAAAGGAAGAGATAA
- the mreC gene encoding rod shape-determining protein MreC: MKKKKKIVKRLIFLMFVTVVLFLNRDNLINFTGEMLSDINFKLVETKTLIYDKYTKYNEKLNYLNNVQKNIEELEKLKSEIQLLSAEKMELEKFEKENTELRSYLKLENNSNRKFITAEVILKDDLNEQDIIFINKGSKDGIEPNLPVILNSNVIGRINKVSEDYSEVHLISNPNFKMSVNVNGIFTGIIRGKGSLNFVIKNFNVEKADKISKFDIETSGISEMYPKRLPIGTFDLQDKSKLMDSKELNFSISDKVIGINTVVVYKFNASKLKLLKKIEGNEVK; this comes from the coding sequence ATGAAAAAGAAAAAAAAGATCGTTAAAAGATTAATTTTTCTAATGTTTGTAACAGTTGTACTTTTTCTAAATAGAGATAATTTAATTAATTTTACTGGAGAAATGTTATCTGATATTAATTTTAAATTAGTTGAAACTAAAACATTAATATATGATAAATATACAAAGTATAATGAAAAACTAAATTATTTAAATAATGTACAAAAAAATATTGAAGAATTAGAAAAATTAAAATCAGAAATACAGTTATTAAGTGCTGAAAAAATGGAATTAGAAAAATTTGAAAAAGAAAATACAGAATTAAGATCATATCTTAAACTTGAAAATAATTCTAATAGAAAATTTATAACAGCAGAAGTAATATTAAAAGATGATTTAAATGAACAAGATATAATATTTATTAATAAAGGAAGTAAGGATGGTATAGAACCAAATTTACCAGTAATATTAAATTCTAATGTTATAGGAAGGATAAATAAAGTATCAGAGGACTATTCAGAAGTTCATTTAATATCAAATCCTAATTTTAAAATGTCAGTTAATGTAAATGGAATATTTACAGGAATAATACGTGGTAAAGGATCATTAAACTTTGTTATTAAGAATTTTAATGTGGAAAAAGCTGATAAAATAAGTAAGTTTGATATAGAAACATCAGGAATTAGCGAAATGTATCCAAAAAGATTACCTATAGGAACATTTGATTTACAAGATAAATCAAAATTAATGGATAGTAAGGAATTAAATTTCAGTATTAGTGATAAAGTAATAGGAATAAATACAGTAGTGGTATATAAGTTTAATGCTTCTAAACTTAAATTATTAAAAAAAATAGAGGGGAATGAAGTAAAATGA
- a CDS encoding co-chaperone GroES family protein: MKIKPLGNRILIEKVKVEKRTRTGLILTENIEAENNYAKVLEVSEDVVGKIKRDDTVLVDLSNAMEVRVDGSVKYILDIKDVYAVIGGSNE; the protein is encoded by the coding sequence ATGAAGATTAAACCATTAGGTAATAGAATATTAATCGAAAAAGTTAAAGTTGAAAAAAGAACTAGAACAGGGTTAATATTAACGGAAAATATAGAAGCTGAAAATAACTATGCAAAAGTTTTAGAAGTGTCAGAAGATGTTGTTGGAAAAATAAAGAGAGATGACACGGTATTAGTAGATTTATCTAATGCTATGGAAGTTAGGGTAGATGGAAGTGTAAAATATATTTTGGATATTAAAGATGTATATGCAGTAATTGGAGGAAGCAATGAGTAA
- a CDS encoding ABC transporter ATP-binding protein, protein MLELKNVYKTYVTKAEKIDILKDINFKFENGDFFSIQGKSGSGKTTLLNILGLLDDVTEGDILIDGEKINNRDIIETRRKKIGFVFQFHYLLNEFTALENVMIPALVNDSKSRKEIENKAINLLKEVGLEHRINHKPQELSGGEKQRVAIARALINDPEIILADEPTGNLDYETSNLINELFVKINNKGQGIIIVTHSIELANLAKVKYKIENGKLKQI, encoded by the coding sequence ATGCTAGAATTAAAGAATGTATATAAAACATATGTTACTAAAGCTGAGAAAATAGATATATTAAAAGATATCAATTTTAAATTTGAAAATGGTGATTTCTTCTCAATACAAGGTAAATCAGGTAGTGGAAAAACAACATTATTAAATATACTTGGATTACTTGATGATGTAACAGAAGGTGATATACTTATTGATGGAGAAAAGATAAATAATAGAGATATTATAGAAACTAGAAGAAAAAAAATTGGATTTGTATTTCAATTTCATTATTTATTAAATGAATTTACAGCACTTGAAAATGTTATGATACCAGCTTTAGTAAATGATAGTAAATCAAGAAAAGAAATAGAAAATAAGGCTATAAACTTATTAAAAGAAGTAGGATTAGAACATAGAATAAATCACAAACCTCAAGAATTATCAGGAGGAGAAAAACAAAGAGTTGCTATAGCAAGGGCATTAATTAATGATCCAGAAATAATACTTGCAGATGAACCTACTGGAAATTTAGATTATGAAACAAGTAATTTAATTAACGAATTATTTGTTAAAATAAATAATAAGGGTCAGGGAATAATAATTGTAACACATAGTATTGAACTTGCAAACTTAGCCAAAGTAAAATATAAGATAGAAAATGGGAAATTAAAACAGATTTAA
- a CDS encoding 5'-methylthioadenosine/adenosylhomocysteine nucleosidase, which translates to MIGIIGAMHEEINVIKQEMENIEIEIVNGNTFYIGLLNNKKVILVGCGIGMVNAAIVTTLLINEFKVKKIYFSGVAGSTSNKLKIGDIVISTELQEYLFDTTEFGYEMGIIPRMETSIFKPREILEDAMNKLKGEKIHFGKIVSGDKFVSNADEKIKIGENFKALCVDMESASVAHCSYLLGVDFLIIRSISDTLSDESTMEFEKFVNLAAENSKNILTKLI; encoded by the coding sequence ATGATAGGAATAATAGGTGCTATGCATGAAGAAATAAATGTAATTAAGCAAGAAATGGAAAATATAGAAATCGAAATAGTTAATGGAAATACTTTTTATATAGGTTTATTAAATAATAAAAAAGTAATTTTAGTTGGCTGTGGAATTGGTATGGTTAATGCAGCTATTGTTACAACTTTATTAATTAATGAATTTAAAGTTAAAAAAATATATTTTTCAGGAGTTGCAGGATCTACTTCAAATAAATTAAAAATAGGGGATATAGTAATATCAACAGAGCTTCAAGAATACTTATTTGATACAACAGAATTTGGATATGAAATGGGTATAATTCCTAGAATGGAAACATCTATTTTTAAGCCTAGAGAAATACTTGAAGATGCTATGAATAAACTAAAAGGTGAAAAAATACATTTTGGTAAAATAGTATCTGGAGATAAATTTGTTTCAAATGCTGATGAAAAGATTAAAATTGGTGAAAATTTTAAAGCTTTGTGTGTGGATATGGAATCTGCTTCAGTTGCCCATTGTTCATATTTATTAGGAGTGGATTTTTTAATAATTAGATCTATATCAGATACATTATCAGATGAATCAACTATGGAATTTGAGAAATTTGTTAATTTAGCAGCTGAAAATTCAAAAAATATACTTACTAAATTAATATAG
- a CDS encoding Dps family protein produces MNKTIDALNIYLADLNVFYRKVQNYHWNVVGQGFFTVHAKLEEIYDAVNEKIDIIAERVLSIGGRPYGSMKKYLEVTTITEAKDEDITVKELLNVLIVDVENLLGQVKNLKNITDEEGDFGTSAELDNHIAEYEKLLWMFKAYIK; encoded by the coding sequence ATGAACAAAACAATAGATGCTTTAAACATATATTTAGCAGATTTAAATGTATTTTATAGAAAGGTTCAAAACTATCACTGGAATGTTGTTGGACAAGGTTTCTTTACAGTACATGCCAAATTAGAAGAAATATATGATGCAGTTAATGAAAAAATTGATATAATAGCTGAAAGAGTATTATCTATAGGTGGAAGACCTTATGGAAGTATGAAAAAATATTTAGAAGTTACTACAATAACTGAAGCTAAGGATGAAGATATTACAGTTAAAGAGTTATTAAATGTATTAATAGTAGATGTAGAAAATTTACTTGGACAAGTAAAAAATTTAAAAAATATAACAGATGAAGAAGGAGATTTCGGTACAAGTGCTGAACTTGATAATCATATTGCTGAGTATGAAAAACTTCTTTGGATGTTTAAAGCATATATTAAATAA